The genome window GATTGAAATAGAAGTCTATCATCTACCTCATGTTTATTCCCCCGTCCTGGAAGCAGCTCAGAGTATTGTACCCGATTTTCCTTTGCACGtttcagcctcacaacaaccctgtaaggtagagtttaggctgagagaggttTAAGGTCACCCTCTGATATTCAAGACGGGGGACTGATATTCAAGACTGGGTGAACATCATGCAAATACATTTTGAAGGCACTCTGGCTATGCCGCTGCTTCCTGTGGTGCAAAAATACAAACCGTTGTGGATCTGCCTGGGTCATGGTGCGGAGCGCAGGATCTGTTTTGTTCTGCGTTTTGTCAGGGAGATCCCTGGATAGGGATGCAGGGATGCTCAAAAAGAGATGCCGACGAAAATCAGGGAGATgccccttcgggggggggggtcgccctCCTCCTGCGCTCCACTTGCTCCCCCGGGAAAATTCGGGTCTGGCAGTCACTCACTCATTCACGCGGCCTGGGGGCGAGCCACAAGTTTCTTGCAAACTTTGCAGCCGGGACCAGCGGCCGCCTGGCCTTTTTTGCGCACGTCCGCGGCGTCTCCACACGGGCTGCTGCGGGAGCGCGATAAGGCAGCGCCGAGCGCCGCTGCTCTGGAGGCTGAGGGAACGGGTGGGCGCCGGACGGGGCAAGGAGAACCGGCGGAGCGtggctggagagggcaggatgAAGCCGAGCGACGAGAGTGAAAAGAGCCACATCCTGCGAGGGGTGGAAGCCAGGTGGGTCGGGCGGGGTATCGGGCTGCGCCCCTCTCTCGGAACCCCAAAGCAACGCTCTTCTCTCCCATCCCTCTCCCCAAACATCCAGGGCCTCTCAACTGTTGCTCCTCCAGCCTGGAGGagctttactcagaagtaagtcccagaGAGGTTCATGAGATTTGCTCCCAGGACCCAGGCAAATTCCAGCTCGCACGGCTCGTGCAAGCTTGCAAGGAAGTAAGCCCCTCTGTGACTGACGGGCTCGTTCCCCAATAAGTGTTGAATTGCAGCCCAAGCTGCTGCTTGCACCGAgtttgggagcggggggggggggggggtgtcccctacCGCCCCCTTTCGTATGCTCCATTTCCAGCCATCTGGAAATGTCGGTATCTCTGCGTattctctgtcccctcccctcttGGACTGTTGAGTGGAAGAAggctaccccccccctccccagtttagtAAATGAATAGTTTCTTAACATGAGTTAACAGGAAGGAGGAAAGCTTCATCCGTTGAATGGCTTCCCATCTTGTGTCTGTTAAAGGTGAGGAAGCCTAAAATGGCAGCTTGGTGGGTGAACCATGCTATACCCCAAAAAGCAATTAATCTCTACTGAGTAACATTTAATATCCCTTAATTTTGCAACAGAGGTGACTCAAGATATGTCTAAAACATAGACTACCCCCAAATATCCTTTTGATTGTCCTGGTTCTCTCACTGCACTGATGACCATGGGTGGTGGATGGGACTTGGGTAGCCACAGCAATGCAGATTAAAACCTAAATGTTTGGGGGTTTTGACACTGAACAAAGAACTGGAGGTCAAAGATTTTAAGAGATTCTGAAGTTTAACAGTTAAATGTAGCGGTTACAGGCTATGAACTTGTTGGGAGAAGGTAAAAGGGTTTCACAAACAAAATAATGATCTCTTCTGTTGTGTTTAGCTTATTGTTAGTTGTTATTGTTAGCTGTGCTTCATTTCTTTCTAATGGTTCTATGCTTCTAAAATTCTAATGCACTGGTTACTGAAAGGTGAactacaaatgaaataaacataaaaataaataagacaggTTTAGCTTCCACCACAGGCTCGATCTCATTTTTGTcctgcttctcttcttcctgcaagctcttcttctctgtatcctcacaacaatcctctaAGATGGGTTAGGCTCAGAAAGAACAATTGACCCAGGGTGCTCATGGCttagtggggatttaaacccaggCCTTTCTTCTCGTTGTCCGAGACTCTGCCCAATGCCCCAGTTTGCAACCCAAATTGCAAACAAAGCCCTTCTTCCCAAGTTCATTTCAGGTGAATTTGCATAAAAGAATGGTCTGGTAGCATGTGCTCATCATGGGTCAGGGCTGCCTGTGTGTCTCTTGTTCTTTCTCTGTCCATTCAACATGGTTCACCACTTCTGGGAGGGACCAAACAGACTGCTTCAAAACACTGGCAATCCAGCAATTCCACTTCTCTTGCTACATAATTCTGGCCGGATCTCCAACCTGCtgattggaaaaggggggggggggtgtcccataCTGTTAAAGGTCTGTCTCCATTCTGTAATTTATCTGGTTTGGTTTCCAGTGGGTGTGTGAGCAAACCCTTATGGGCATCACTGAGCTCCGTGCACCCTTATCAAAATGCCATAGATCAGCAAAGCTAAACTTGTAACCTGTTTGCATTGGCAAAGAGCCCTGCAGTGTCAGCCTGGGTAATTGGAAGGAAATCCCAAAGAATTCTGTGGTGCTTACTTTCTAATAAATGTGGTCAAGAGAACAACCAAAATTCCTGTCTGGGGTGTTCGTGCATGGAGAATGGGCTAACACCCAAGTACGAATGTACTTTTCGCACCTTGCAGCTCAAGTTTGGGATCCAAAAAAGAGGAGCATTTCACTTTGGAAGCAGCAGTGAGGTGTTAAAGAACGATTGTTCCACCTTGAAAAGGAAACCAACAATGTTTTCCTAAACGTAGAGGGAGTCCCccatgcaagcaccaggtcattactgatccatggagtGACGTCATATTctgacatttactagacagactgtttatggggtggcttgccattgctttcccagtcatctgcactttacccccagcaagctgggtactcattttaccgactaCAGAAGGATGGGAGGTTGAGTCAAGCTTGAGCTGGCTACCGGAAACTGACATCCCATTGGCATTGAACTCGAATATtgctttgactgcagcactgcagcttacaACGGAGCTCCTAATGTTTTCCTACTGCATAACAATCACTCCCAAGACTTCATGTGCAGAGTGGCAGCCATTACAAAGCAATGGGATTTGTAATCCCTTTCCCTTACAATCACCACACCTGCCCCGTCCTTCTTGGCCCAATTGGATCCATActaagtttctagccctcatggtGGCAAAGTCAATGCTTGGTGAAGAAAACTGTGAAAATGTTACTCGGTAAGATTTCCCATGCTCTCGCTGAGACTAGGGGAGGGTTGGATTTTGCAGATTGCTTAATTTGCCTACTTTGCACAAATTGCACCAACAGCTTTCTCAATGCAGAATATTGATTGCTAGATTAACGTGTGCCGCCCTGGTTCTACATGTGGCTGCTTTTGTTGTGCCAAGCAGTGCAGACCTCTAGTCTCGGGTGGCTTGTGGTCCTTGAACAAACATAATGTGTAGCTGTTGCAGGAGTATAGTTGTTAAGGGTGTAGTGGAAGGAAGGGGCTTGTGTCCCTAATTGAACTTCATTTGGCAAGTAGCTCCCTCCTAGAGaatctttctgtttttttaattgctcttCTTGGCTCAGATCTTATTTAGGGATTGCGGGGAGCGGCTTTCAAGGTTCAGTGCTCAGCTACGTCCCAGACCCCTCTGCCATTGAGCTGGGCCTGAAAGAAAGCCAGCATTGTCATTCCAACTGGGCCTCTGGCAACGGCTATGACAGTGAAAGAATGCACGCACGGAGGAAGCTCTACATGGCCTCTGTGATCTGCTTGGTCTTCATGGCTGGGGAAGTTGTGGGTAAGATGCCAGGGCTTGGCACACTGTGCAGTTTTTTTGGGGAGCAGCCAGGCACAGCACAGAGTAGACATAGCAGTCTGTCAAAGAGGATGCCTGGCCACAAGTACCCTAggcttgatccagcagggctcttcctgcACCATTTCAATTTATTTATAGTTGGATATACCCTTCCCCATGCAGGGCCCAGGATAACTTACAATAGAAATTCATAATTGAAATTAGCAATCAGTTCCCACATTATATTGTCCAATCAATTCCAAACTATAAGGGAATGAATTAAAGGAACATAGAAAAATGGAAAGGATGAAacaagaagggaagaggaaatgaagaagggaaagagggaaagaaaagggggataaaGGGAGTCCAGCTGTGTTGGAATGCTGTAGctgtcctcagccataggcctggcggACCAGTGTCtcatcagacagagcattctaccagccCAGGGCCAGAGCTGAATATCTTTTGGGCATCTGACTTTTCTgtagtgccagcgtggtgtagtggtggtgtagtggttaagagcaggtgcactctaatctggagaaccgggtttaattccccgctctgccacttgagctgggaaggcttatctgggaaactagattagcctgtacactccaacacatgccagctgggtgatcttggactagtcacagtttttctgagatctctcagccccacgcacctcacagagtatttgttgtgggggggggggggcggggaagggaaaggagattgtaagcccttagaggagagagagggggaggtataaatccaaactcttcttcttcccgggACTGCACCACTTTGGAATACAATTCAGAAGACTGATTGTTGCATGTTCCCcttgtttaaaaaaactctgtGTACTTAGAAAACTAGGACAGCAGAGAGAAGATCTCTTCTCTGGTGTGTTAGCTTCCCTGCTGTTGGAAGAAGAGCCAAAGAGCCTCTTAGTACTGATTGTCAGCCATCAATGGTCTCTAATTCTTCTTTCCACTTGCTGTGTCTCTCCTCAGGGGGCTACTTTGCCCACAGCTTGGCCATTATGATGGATGCAGCCCATCTGCTGACTGACTTTGCCAGCATGATGATCAGCCTCTTTTCGCTCTGGATGTCATCCCGGCCAGCTACCAAGACCATGAACTTTGGCTGGCATCGGGCAGGTAACTTAAACAGTTGTATTTAGCATTTGTTGGATGATATTCAGGAGAAGACCCTGCTTTCTGTAGAAACGCCATTCTGCTATGTAGTTCTGGCCTTAGCTCTTTTGTCTTTTTCtgtccccccctctcctcccacccacacacacacaagaacacaCCAATTTTGCCCTGAACCTCTTTGCAAATTAACTTGCAGCTGGCCAAAGCTCTCTGAATGTGTCCACATTTCTATGGGCTGGGACCTTCAAAGCCCTCCCCTTTGGGTTGTGATCTGATCCTCtaaaacaattggccatgctgacagaggctgatgggaattgtagttcctgaacatctggagagccgcaggttccctacccctgctctaaaacacTGCCATTTTTGTTGCTCTTTCAAAGGTGCTCATGCACAGAAAGCTAAAATCCTTGCTTTCTTTGCACGCATGCTGAATACAGCAGCAGGACAGTGAGGTGAGGTTGTAGAAGAGATCACtttcagcatttctttctcttcctgtcaTGTGTCCCTGTTATATACATTACTTAGATGTCATACTTCCTCCTCGCTCTTGCACTTCACTGGACCCCATGCATCCATTAGACGGACCCCACCCACAGCTCCTTATCTTCTGCAGGCAGGAaggaaccactcactgacttgcCTGTcagttttccccacttttttcccTTCAAGGATTAGATTTCTTCAGAAAATGATAATGTTTGGTTGAAAGCACTTCCTCTCAGCCTTATAGGTGAAAGATGCCTGTTGGctttattcctttccaggcaTACCTCTCACCAAGGCCCTCTAAAATAAGTACTGGAGAcagatttaaacttaaacagattaaagatttattaacagatagaggagatggtaaaggaaggaataataacttggagatggattttgatgaggcaaataagtcaggaggcaggataaatatatatacactatacGCAAAAGATTGGCACAGAGATTCAAAGGTTTGTTCTCcgcacagcacttaagattgttcagtttcagttcatcTTGGATGTTATAACTTCTTAGTAGTTTCACAGATTGTACCATTCCTTAATTTTATCAGTAGTTCTGGCTTTTGGCTTCTTCGCATTGAGAGTCCTAATACTGGTTTGGAACCTATACACAATAACCTCACACAGTCCACACAATTAGAAAaacctcaaaataaaacataaatagtCTACTGAGTTAAACCAAGGCAAATCCGATACCCCAGACCCACTGCTATACAA of Sphaerodactylus townsendi isolate TG3544 linkage group LG06, MPM_Stown_v2.3, whole genome shotgun sequence contains these proteins:
- the SLC30A2 gene encoding zinc transporter 2 → MLKKRCRRKSGRCPFGGGGRPPPALHLLPRENSGLAVTHSFTRPGGEPQVSCKLCSRDQRPPGLFCARPRRLHTGCCGSAIRQRRAPLLWRLRERVGAGRGKENRRSVAGEGRMKPSDESEKSHILRGVEARSYLGIAGSGFQGSVLSYVPDPSAIELGLKESQHCHSNWASGNGYDSERMHARRKLYMASVICLVFMAGEVVGGYFAHSLAIMMDAAHLLTDFASMMISLFSLWMSSRPATKTMNFGWHRAEILGALLSVLSIWVVTGVLVYLAVQRLLLGEYEIEGEAMLITSACAVAVNIIMGVSLHQSGHGHSHHSHSEGQNTSVRAAFIHVVGDLLQSIGVLVAAYIIYFKPELKFVDPICTFLFSFLVLGTTLTILRDVVLVLMEGTPKGVDFNEVKRILLSISGVKALHSLHIWALTVSQPVLSVHIAINEDSEAQTILKEASSRLQKAFNFHTTTIQIENYSEDMNDCQECQSPLD